Proteins from a genomic interval of Psychrobacter fulvigenes:
- the rpsG gene encoding 30S ribosomal protein S7: protein MPRRRVVATREILPDPKFGSQTIAKFINHVMSDGKKSTAERIVYGALETVSQKRNIEDPVSFFEDVLENVRPMVEVKARRVGGATYQVPMEVRPSRRTALAMRWLAEAAAKRSEKSMALRLAGELSDASEGKGNAMKKRDEVHRMADANKAFSHYRF from the coding sequence ATGCCAAGACGTCGCGTCGTTGCTACCCGTGAGATCCTTCCAGATCCTAAGTTTGGTAGCCAAACCATCGCTAAATTCATCAACCACGTGATGAGTGATGGTAAAAAATCTACTGCTGAGCGTATCGTTTACGGTGCACTTGAAACAGTAAGCCAAAAGCGTAACATCGAAGATCCAGTATCTTTTTTTGAAGATGTGCTTGAAAACGTCCGCCCAATGGTTGAAGTGAAAGCTCGCCGTGTTGGTGGTGCTACTTATCAAGTACCAATGGAAGTACGCCCCTCCCGTCGTACTGCCTTGGCTATGCGTTGGTTAGCTGAAGCTGCTGCTAAGCGTTCTGAAAAATCAATGGCTCTGCGTCTTGCAGGCGAATTGAGTGATGCATCAGAAGGTAAAGGTAATGCTATGAAAAAGCGTGACGAAGTTCACCGCATGGCAGATGCGAACAAAGCATTCTCACATTACCGTTTCTAA